The genomic stretch GCGGGCGGGCCGTGCATTACGATTCACTATGcgactaatattattattcatggGATTCATGTCCACGATTGTAAGCCCGCGGGGAATGGGGATATTAGGGACTCGCCCGAGCATTCTGGGTGGTGGGATGGGTCGGATGGGGATGGGATTTCTATCTTTCAAGGGAAGCATATTTGGGTGGACCATTGCTCGCTCTCCAATTGCCATGATGGGCTTGTGGATGCGATTCATGGTTCCACCGCTATTACCATTTCTAATAACTACTTCACTCATCATGACAAGGTCATGCTCTTGGGTCATAGTGATGCCTATACTCTTGACAAGAACATGCAGGTCACCGTTGCCTTTAATCATTTTGGCGAGGGGCTGGTCCAAAGAATGCCTAGGTAAGTAAATTAAATTATCCAAAGTTGGCAGATCACTTATGCTCCGCATTTAGCATTGTCAATCTGCTGAGCTATGAGTTACCTTAATTTATATCTTCTTAAATGTTGTTGAACTGTGGGGTCTGGGAGCTTTGAGGTTgaagattttaatttttgaggAAGTAAACTAAATTGTCTAAAGTTGGCAGAATCTTTATGCCTACTGGCATTTGGCATTGTCAATCTGTTGAGTCACTGAGTTGCCAGTAATTTATAAGGAGTATTATCTTAAATGCCATGTTAAATTGTGGTGTGAGGACTTTAAATTGGGGATTCTAATTTTTGTGGAAGTAAATTAAATGGCCTTATATTCTATTAACCTAATTAATTCCGTAcattacttttgaaaaaattgGTAAAGAGTTTTATAAAGTCAAATAACATATTTATTGGTTTGACAAAAAATAACTTACTTTTAAGTCAAAGGTCACATCAAaagtaaataatttatttaattttggaagGTGTATAATaacttaatttcattttttggacTTTTAAGAGACTAGATCAATAGTTACTATTTAAGATATATACATCTAAGTAAACCTGATTTCCATGTGaaactcaattattttaaatgagTAAAAAATTTTAGACTATTACTCAAAAATGTATATTAAGTAAACTTTGTATTATTGTGACTTTAGTGTgaatttcattataattatactacTGAATGCAGGTGTCGGCATGGGTATTTCCACGTGGTGAACAATGACTATACTCACTGGGAATTGTATGCCATTGGCGGCAGTGCATCCCCTACTATAAATAGCCAAGGCAACAGGTTTCTTGCATCAGATGATAGATTTCGTAAAGAGGTACCCAATCCTACgactgtgtatatatatctaccAACCTTATTTCCTTTGTAACACAACATTTTCGAGGTCTCCGTCCAATAATCCTTAATCATCTTGTACTAAACTTAACCCTTTATTAATTCTCCTTAAGATTGAACGCTTATTATCACTAGACCAAAAACTATAATTAGTAATGAAgaacacaattttatttatttatagtgtCACATTTTCAAAACATCACATTTTTCAGGGATATATAGAATGTTAAATTTGACCTGACCTTCGGGGTCTTCGCCCAACAATATCCTTACAAATTAAACCCAACCGAAGTTAGAACAGGACAAATGTGAAAAGATAGAATAGAAAGCAGTCATGAAAGAGAGAGAACATTTAGAAAGCCATATATAGCGCGGAGTGATTGAAGGAAGGAATGATAATGACTGCTGCTGCTATAAACCGTGACCAGATGGAAGTTTCTTCTAATAATAATGTTTGGCTGAGGTGAATAAAGGCCAAGCCTGATCTATCACTAATAGTTGGAGAATTATTAGGAACCAGTAAAAGACTTAAAAGGTCTAGTTTAGCATCCAATATCTCCAAAATGTGTAGCTgaaataaagttacacattTACTATTAGCTATATATAGCTTTTGGCATGAGTGATAAGTGCTTAtcctaatatatattaataatgtgCAGGTGACAAAGCACGAGGATGCGGCGGAAAGCGAATGGAAAAGCTGGAACTGGCGATCAGAAGGGGACTTGATGTTAAACGGTGCGTATTTCCGGCAGTCCGGTGCAGGGGCTTCCGCCTCAACCTACGCCAGGGCTTCCAGCTTAAGCGCCAGGCCGTCGTCTCTCGTGGCTTCTATCACCACTGCCGCTGGTGCACTTAACTGCAAGAAAGGATCCCACTGCTAATATATAGTCTTTCCAAGCAGCTAGCTAGGGATCTATCGGagtttatttacacttttaccAACTTTAATTTGCCACTATGATAATATGATGTATTATCGGAAACGCGCCATTAATGCATGGGCCGTGGCAAACTTTTGGCAACGACTAAATATTACACTCATTTTCtatttctacttttttttttctaacttcAATCTCATTGACGGATCCAGAGCAAATAAagtgttggaaaaaaaaaaaaaaaaaaaaccgttcCCATCAAGTTCAAGTAGctcttttattaatttacaagtaacaaataagctttatcaAACTAACACTCACCAATATCAACTATTGTGGATACCCTAATGGGAGTTTACTCTCTCCTCTGTAATTCAATGTACCTCAGCATGCATGATTTTTCCACCTTAAGATACAGTACATTTTCGGTGCATGCTTAAAAAAGTTTCACATATGGTGTTTATTCTCAATTCTCATACAAGTTTTGAATAAAATTGTAGTAAAtgtaataattcaatttttttttttgaagggaaGCATGTAATTCAATTTTTAGTCACTcgattttattaatatatatagagaaaaatATGAATCCATTTAGTTcacaattttacaaaaataacaaaatttagtGTCGacaagtataatattttttgccaaatttAGATAGAAACTAGGACATGTCATGTATATGCCAAAAATGAGGGTACACATTGCATGTAAATAGTTATTTCATATCTCCTCAattgtactctaaaataataataataataataataataataataataataataataataataatagtaatagtaatagtaataatagtaataatagtaataataataataatacaaagagTCATGCTACATTCTATTCTTAAAGTTATTAACTTTTACAccttaatgtttttttttttttttaaataacataaaaatagATGTATGTTCCTAGACTCAACCACTCAAGCAGATGCCTATTGgctattatttaatttaaaaatacacgtCTGTGAAGAACAAACGTGTAAAATTGACCTTTTTGTGCATCTACGCCATATTGCTTCTATTGTAGAACAAACACCTATTTCCTCTATAGTAGACGTGAATGATAATTTTAGTTAATAGATCAGATAAccaatgaatataaaaatatttttcatattattctAGATTTAGTGGGAGTAGAGAATATTGCTCTAAGGACTGAAAAtctaaaataacattaaaaaaaaaaaaagataaaattgtgattgttaagcatataatatataaatataaatatgtagtcCAATTATCAGCTTGGACTTTTAGTTGGGATGGAGTCATGGAGCatatgtttcaatttggtataaGAGTTAGCTCAGCTCGTCAAAAGTAATCGACTCGTATACGTGAAGAGGTGTGTtgagtatatataatttatgacttttagttgagacggaGAACATGCTTCAACTATGGGCTTGTGGCTAAGGTAAAGGAGTAATACTACATTCTTTTAGAAACATAATAAATACCGGTCCTAATATTCCTCGTTCATGtggcatatttaatttattttttctctcattGATTGCTAGCTGCTaggtaaattttttaataactcATGATTGAATTGACCAATCACatgtagcaaaaaaaaaaaacttgataatGTCATATCAATGAGTGAATATTAGGTATTGAATTTAATATGGGAAAACAGCATGTTTTTAGAGATAAAATATAGAATTATAGATTAATAGTTACgttaattaacaattaaaaagaaagagttaattaaggaaaaggaaaacccTGTTATTGGAAATATGgaattatatatgtaaattagTATAACTAGATTGGTTGGCGGGTTAACGTGAGTGGTTGTGCACTCTCATCTCTTAAGAGAGGTCAGGAGTTTGAACCCTCTTTCGCAGTGCGAACAGGGACTTGTCTAAGGGCACTGTGGACCTTGGTACTCATCTCCTAAtattttggtacggggtgcgTGATATAAATTGCCTCTAAGTATAATACAGACTTAAAGACAAATtataaatacacaatttacataatgaatgctcacaatttgaattatgaacatttagtatgtaaattgtgatgggaCATGTGTGTCCCCTACAGTTAGGGTAtgtgtttacaatttcataactttatattctgtataacacaatttttgaatctatataacaaaattgtgattatatagttcaaaaattgtaaatattgactactgtaattttatatattgaagatttaaaattgtgaacatagagttttaaaatagTGAACATagatccaggtccaccttgcaatatggacccgggtccatagcagaATTTACCCTTCTTCATCGGGTTGGCCCGATGCGAACGAGGACTAATCTGAGTATGTTACGGACTTAAAGGTAAGTGCTCTACAATTAGAGTCTGTTCTCCTTAATTGAGCTGGCTCAATGCAAATGAAGATTAGTTTAAATGTGATagggactttttttttttttttgaacaaaaatgtGATAGGGACTTAAAATGTGTTCCCTACAATTAATGTTGTTCAAAACACTTGGTCTGAACCAAAAGAAAACATATGTAAATTAGTATCGCATGTTATAGAATTCCGTGAATCATGGAATTTATTAGCAAAGGTAAGTAGAACAGGTTAACCAAAACAAATTAACGCGCAAATGATGCCGTCAATTCCACTATGAAAGTACGAATTTTAAGCACCTTAGAAAGTCGTTaattatcaagaaattaaaattgtttgAAATTTTATTCTCCATGTGTGACATGCAATCATCATTTCTACAAAAGAAAGACGACCAGAGACCACTCTCATTTAATTAATCAGACATTGAAATATTCGGAAGAAGAAAATCAATTACCATTTTCAtgtctacatttttttttcttcgtttACAGATAATGTCTGAATCATTTTTAAAAGACAAATTCTCATATGAAGGATCGATGAGACGGTTAGATTttgtataagtattatattttcccctcatatataaatattacatttttcataattatattttgatttaaaattattacatttctcttcataaatattacattttatctcataaataacaatcaatcaatttatcccggattagtattatgtttttttaagagtttttttccaaaatggtccattgactattgctcattctcaattttgcatttcgactttcaattgcacctaatgtggtccctcgactttcaaaaactcacccaatttggtcctccgttacatattccgtcaaatcaaaatggagggtattttcgtccatttacctattgtta from Ipomoea triloba cultivar NCNSP0323 chromosome 12, ASM357664v1 encodes the following:
- the LOC115998324 gene encoding probable pectate lyase P18 — its product is MANLLFSSPLLLPLFLLLVSSTPDHHQDPDAIVQDVNRKINNASLARRGLGYLSCSTGNPIDDCWRCDPNWEKNRQRLADCAIGFGKDALGGKNGRVYVVTDSGDDDPVNPKPGTLRHAVIQDEPLWITFQRDMVIQLKQELVMNSYKTIDGRGASVHIAGGPCITIHYATNIIIHGIHVHDCKPAGNGDIRDSPEHSGWWDGSDGDGISIFQGKHIWVDHCSLSNCHDGLVDAIHGSTAITISNNYFTHHDKVMLLGHSDAYTLDKNMQVTVAFNHFGEGLVQRMPRCRHGYFHVVNNDYTHWELYAIGGSASPTINSQGNRFLASDDRFRKEVTKHEDAAESEWKSWNWRSEGDLMLNGAYFRQSGAGASASTYARASSLSARPSSLVASITTAAGALNCKKGSHC